GCTGCCAGTGGACTCTCAACCTAAACTGTAGGTTGTTTGTTACCTTCATATTACTGATTTAACCGTCTTACGTAAATAAAGAAATATTCCCATGAAATATAATATTATACTATACTGGCACCAATCACATAAGACAGTCCAATTGAGATTGACATAGACAATAGACCAACAGCTCGATTATCCTTGGCAATTTCATCATCAATCTTGAATTTCGGTGTCATAAATTCAAAAATAAAATAAGCAATGAGTAATAGAATAAAACCAAAAGCCCCCCAAATCAGTGCCTGTCCAATCGTATCATTGCTTTCAATCGAGAAGCGAAAGATATTCGTAATTCCAATAATCTTTCCGCCAACAGCCATCGCTACAGATATATTGCCTTTTTTTATTTCCTCCCAATCGTTATAGCGTGTCACCATCTCGAATAGGGTTAAGAATAAAATCAGGGCTAGAATCGCAACTGCAAAAAAGGCTGTTGTTGAAATATAAGGATTCTCTAGTAATCCAGACACGGCAAACCTCCTCCTCCCAGTTCGAACGCACTTACTCTCTTATATACGGAAATGAAGTCCTATTAGTTACAGATGATCTACTTTAATTCCACAATGGTCGCTCCAAGGCCGCCTTCCCCTTGGCCGCCAAGTCGGTAGGATTTGACACTTCGATGCTTTTTTAAGAAGTTATGAACCCCCACACGCAAGGCTCCCGTTCCTTTTCCATGAATCAAGGATACTTGATGAAGATTGGACATCACGGCATTATCTAGATACTTATCTATCTCCGGAATGGCATCCTCAATCGTAAACCCACGCAAGTCCAATTCGGGTCTAACGGTTTCCCTCGACATTTTCACCCGTGTATAAGGTACAATTTCTTTCTTTTTACTTGCCTTAATCAGATTCATGTCAGAAGCCTTGATGGTCATCTTAATGATCCCTAATTGAACTTGATACTCTTGATTGCCTAAGTCGGAAATAATTTCTCCTTTTTGCCCGAGGGATAAAACTTTGACTTCATCCCCTACTTTGAATGTTTCCTTGTCACGAGTTGCTTTTTTCTTTTCTTTTTCCCGTTCAAAAGAAGGTACACTTTCCTCTAACCTTTTCTTCGCCTCAATAAGTCGGTGCTCTTTTATTCCTACCTGCTCTTCTTGAGCCATCTTCCGAAGTTCGGAGATGATCTCATCGGCCTCTTTTCTTGCTTTCGCAACAGAGCGAGAAGCTTCCTCTTCGGCCTTCTGTAGGAGCATATTCTTTTCCTTGGCAAATGCGGCTCTTTCTTGCTCCAATTGATCACGTAAGTTCTCCATCTCTAGTCGAAGCGATTCGGTTTTTGCTCGATCCTGTTCTGCTGCTAACCGATCCTCTTCTAGGGAGGCAATCATGTTTTCCACCTTTGTATCCTCAAGGCTGACATGCTGTTTTGCATCTTCAATGATCTCTTCAGGCAACCCTAGTCGATTTGCTATAGCAAACGCGTTGCTTCGTCCTGGCACCCCGACCAATAAACGATAGGTTGGTCGAAGCGTCTCCACATCAAACTCTACACTTGCGTTAAGCACTTGTGGACGATTATAAGCAAACTCCTTCAGCTCACTGTAGTGAGTGGTGGCAATGACCCGTGCACCAATCTGATACATATGATCTAGAATCGCCATCGCTAAGGCCGCCCCTTCCGTCGGGTCCGTACCTGCTCCTAGCTCATCGAGTAACACTAAGCTGTTCCCATCCATTTCACCAAGAATTCGAATAATATTCGTCATATGACCAGAGAATGTACTTAGACTTTGCTCAATACTCTGCTCATCTCCAATATCAGCATACACACCGGAGAAAATGGCCATCTCACTATCTTCTTCAGCAGGAAGATG
The Ammoniphilus sp. CFH 90114 DNA segment above includes these coding regions:
- a CDS encoding endonuclease MutS2, whose amino-acid sequence is MEERLYRTLEFTKVIHQLMDNASSSLGREKIEQLVPTTELEEAKLRQQLTFEGYTVLRLKGSVPFGGIRDIRRSLARAKLGASLNPGELLDVAGTVYGGWRLRRFIEALLEQQELPLLEELILQIERLQRVEEDINDAIDEHGEVMDSASPALAQVRSQIRATEGRIKDRLENIIRSTSYQKMLQESIVTIRGDRYVIPVKQEYRHVFGGMIHDQSASGATLFIEPEAVVQANNQLRELRFKEEREVERILQILTGIVAEHADVLDHNVKVLAELDFTFAKASYAHRMKAVQPKLNNQGYMKLKKGRHPLIPLQEVVPIDVEIGKKCTSLVVTGPNTGGKTVTLKTIGLHALMAASGLHLPAEEDSEMAIFSGVYADIGDEQSIEQSLSTFSGHMTNIIRILGEMDGNSLVLLDELGAGTDPTEGAALAMAILDHMYQIGARVIATTHYSELKEFAYNRPQVLNASVEFDVETLRPTYRLLVGVPGRSNAFAIANRLGLPEEIIEDAKQHVSLEDTKVENMIASLEEDRLAAEQDRAKTESLRLEMENLRDQLEQERAAFAKEKNMLLQKAEEEASRSVAKARKEADEIISELRKMAQEEQVGIKEHRLIEAKKRLEESVPSFEREKEKKKATRDKETFKVGDEVKVLSLGQKGEIISDLGNQEYQVQLGIIKMTIKASDMNLIKASKKKEIVPYTRVKMSRETVRPELDLRGFTIEDAIPEIDKYLDNAVMSNLHQVSLIHGKGTGALRVGVHNFLKKHRSVKSYRLGGQGEGGLGATIVELK
- a CDS encoding DUF350 domain-containing protein, which encodes MSGLLENPYISTTAFFAVAILALILFLTLFEMVTRYNDWEEIKKGNISVAMAVGGKIIGITNIFRFSIESNDTIGQALIWGAFGFILLLIAYFIFEFMTPKFKIDDEIAKDNRAVGLLSMSISIGLSYVIGASIV